Within Sphingomonas piscis, the genomic segment GGGGAGTCCGAGCGGCAGGAGGTTACGGGCGAAGGCCCGAACTGACTGGGTGCGCGGAGAGTCTGTGCCGTCCATGTTGAGCGGGAGTCCGACCACGAGCCCGGCTATCTGCTCACGGCCGACGAAGGTCCTCAGTTGCTCGAGATCGTGCGTGAACTTGGTTCTGCGGATGGTTTCCGAAGGCCCGGCAAAGCTCCAGCGACTGTCGCAGACTGCAAGACCGATCGTCTTGGTACCGACGTCCAGGCCGGCAAGCTTGCCGCCATCGGACAGCGCCTCGGCGAAGTCACGAACGACGGCGGTGATCATCGGCCCTGGAAGGCAGTGGCCCGCCGCTCTGCATCCGCCCGGATCGAGCCCCAGAACAAGGCATAATCGTAGACGTGGAAATTGTTGCCGGGCAGCGGTGGCGGCACGAAGCTGGGTATGTTTCCATCGATCAGCAGCACGCCATCGGCACATCGCGCGCTCACGCGGCCAGGTTCGAGCGTCGCACTCTTGTAACCGGATGTGGGGACCAGCGTGCCAAGATTGGCCTGCGCGGGCGCCTGCCCGTCAGCGGCGCCGGTGAGCGGGTTGACGCAAAGGGCTTCGCCGCGGCGGCGTGCACCGCCGGTAAAGCCAGCGCTGCCTTCCCATTTGCCGAAGAAGTCGGGGTTGGCGGGATCGCCGAAGCTTAGCCACGATAATATGCACCCTGTTTCTGCGACCGACCGGCAGGCGGGCAGGCCCATGGCGGGCAGGTCGGCCGTGGTGCTGACCGGCCAGCCGACCAGGTAAGCGGCAACGATCCGGCGCGCGAGAGGCTTCCCGGCAACACGGTCCTTCAGCAGGCGGGTGAGATGAAGCGCTCCCTGGCTATGTCCGGCGAGGATGATCGGGCGGTTGCCCGCGGATGCGACGAAAAGATCGAAGGCGCGCAGCACATCGGAGTAAGCGAGGGTAAGGGCACCGCGCGCATCCTCGCTGTCGAGGAGAAAGGCGCCGAACGCCGCCTGCCGGTACTTGGGTGCCCACACCTCGCCGGCACCAGTGAAGGCGCTCGCCTGGCTTTGAACGAACAGGTTCGTCCACCGGCCGCTTTCCCCATCATCCACCGGGCCGGTCCATCGATCGCCGCGAAGGTAGGTCGTCGGATGGATGTAGAAGATCGCCGCATTCCCCGCCTTTGCGGGCCGCTGAACGCCGTCGGGTAGCCAATCGGCGGGGTTCTGGCTGTTACCCGGCCGGGCCAGCCACGACGCAGCCTGCCGGTAATCGGGCCCGCTTTCCTTTGGGGCAACGAAGCGGCCGCTGGGTGTCGCCTGGGCGATCAGGACCGACTGGCCGTAGCGGAACAGAGCGAAACCGGCGCCGACCACAAGCAAGGTCAAGATGAAGATGATCAGCAGGAAACGGCGTGCGCACATGGGCTGGAGCGGTTAGGGGCGCGCGGCGGCACCCGCAAGGGCTACACGGCGCCGTCCATCCGTCAGCCGCACGATTGAGAGGCAGGCGTGGACGGGAAGCTCCCGCCGAGCGACGTGGTTCGCACTAGCGTGAAGTCGGCGGGCTCGCACTTGCGCAGCTGGAATCGGACCTTGCGCGCCTGAAAATCGAGCGACACGCGCCGGAAGCGTTGCAACACGTCGGTTCCGAGGAAAAGGGCCGGCTGCCGGTCGATCCCGAACACTTTGAACGGAGGCAAGTCGGCGAACGCGACCGGTAGATTCCTGATGACAATCGGGCCAATCGCGAGTTCGGGAATGATTGCAACGTCAAGATCGACCTTCTTGCCGTTGACGCCGATCGCCTCGACGCGTCCCAGTGGCGTGCGCCGCCTCACGAGCTTTTCCCGCAGCAGCAAGTTGCCGATCGTCAGCTCCGACCCCGTGTCGATCACCGCATCCAGTTCGATGCTCCGCGCTTTCACGTGAGTCAGGATGAGTTGGCCGCGCCGCCGCTTGCCGACAACGACGATTTCGCCCGGCACAAATTTAATCGGTACGCTGGCGTCTTCGACTTTGATCTTGTGTTGTTCGAAATCCATCATCAGCCGTCGGCGCACCAGCGCGTCGATCCCGATCAGTCCCTGACCGCCGAGGTCTTCCTCGCGTAGTGCGGGCAGTTCGAGATCGCTGACGGTTGTCGGTCCCAGCTTGAGGCTGGACGTATGCACTCGGTCGACGATGCTGGTGCCCGTCATGCTGTTGAGGATCACCGGGGTGCCAAGCGGCAATCGAAGGTTTTGGGCGATGCGGAGGCCGATCACGGAACTGTCGGCACCGCTATCTACGACGAATTGATACGGGCCGCTGCCGTTGACGTGAACTTCGACGCTGAGCCGCGATTGCGCCTGACGCGCCTTTACGTCGTCTCCGCCGATGGTGAGCGCGGGATCGACGATGGCCGGCGGAAGGCTCGGCATTGTACCTGCCGTGGTTGGCACCTCGACCGGCCTGCGGATCTTGGGCACTGGCGCGGCACCAAGTCCGGCCGAAAGCGCGACCGCCAGCGGTATCACGAACAGCTTTTCGCGCATCGGCACGGCTCGACCTCTCCGAACCACGATCTACGCCATTTTCATGCTGATGACCACGACTTCCGACGGTATGGCGCTCGGACCGCTCGATGTGCATAGGCGCCACAACTACGCCCAATCACAGGCCGTTAACGTCGATGCAGGAACTTTCTTCTATTCTGCAAATTAATATGGATGTACCCGTCCCAGTCGTAACAGCGTAGAACCCAAGGTGGCATCGGCATCACTTAGGGGCCCTGCGGGCCGCGCCTCCTTCTACATCCCAATTCGCGTCAAATTCTCGATCGCCTTGCTGGTGGCGCTTGCCTGGACCTTCTTCAGTGTCTGGGTGTCGGGCCGGTGGATGGATGAGCTTGGGGCCGTCACCCATTGGCTGTTCGCGCTCATTGCGATCACCTTCATCGCCTACGTGCCCGGTTTCATGAACGCGTTCCTGGTGACGACCTTGCTGCTCGACAAGCGGCCGCGCCGGGTGCGTCCGGCTTTCTATCCGGGCGTCACAATCCTTATCGCCGCCTATCAGGAATAAGAGGCGATCGGTCACACGATCGAGAGCATCGCGTTCGAGGATTATCCCGGCGAACTGGAGGTACTCGTCCTCAACGACGGTTCCACCGATCGCACAGTGGCGGTGGCCGAGCAGGCGATCCGCGACGTGGAATTCCCGCCGCACGTGACGGTCCGCGTTCTCGACTTTCAGGTGAACCGCGGCAAGGCGGCGGTGCTGAACGACGGACTGGCAGCAGCGCGGCACGATCTCATCGTCACCATCGATGGGGATTCCCGCCTCCGGTCCGACGCGCTGACCGATATCGTCGAGCGGCTGATGTCGGATCCGCCGGGCACGGTCGCGGTCGCGGGCGCTGTGCTCGTCCGCAATTCGAAAGAATCGCTGATCACCGGTGCACAGGAGTGGGACTATTTCCACGGCATTTCCGCGGTGAAGCGGATGCAGAGCATGTACCACGGTACGCTCGTCGCCTAGGGCGCCTTTTCCATCTACCGCAAGGATGCTCTGGTCGAGGTCGGCGGCTGGCCCGAATGCGTCGGTGAAGACATCGTGCTGACCTGGGCGCTGCTCAAGAAGGGCTGGCGCACCGGCTATGCCGAAGATGCGGTGGTCTTCACCAACGCACCGGCAACCTTCCGGCAGTTCTCGCTGCAGCGGAAGCGCTGGTCCCGCGGGCTGGTGGAGGCCCTCCATCATCATGAAGACCTGCTGTTCAAGCCGCGGCTCTCGGTGATGTTCATCTGGTGGAACCTGCTCTTCCTGCCCCTGGACCTCGCCTACACCCTGATCTTCATCCCCGGCGTCGTGGCGGCTTGTTTCGGCATCTTCTGGATTGCAGGGCCGATGACCCTTGCAGTGCTGCCGCTCGCCGGATTGTGGAACCTCATCATCTACCGGACTCA encodes:
- a CDS encoding aspartyl protease family protein translates to MREKLFVIPLAVALSAGLGAAPVPKIRRPVEVPTTAGTMPSLPPAIVDPALTIGGDDVKARQAQSRLSVEVHVNGSGPYQFVVDSGADSSVIGLRIAQNLRLPLGTPVILNSMTGTSIVDRVHTSSLKLGPTTVSDLELPALREEDLGGQGLIGIDALVRRRLMMDFEQHKIKVEDASVPIKFVPGEIVVVGKRRRGQLILTHVKARSIELDAVIDTGSELTIGNLLLREKLVRRRTPLGRVEAIGVNGKKVDLDVAIIPELAIGPIVIRNLPVAFADLPPFKVFGIDRQPALFLGTDVLQRFRRVSLDFQARKVRFQLRKCEPADFTLVRTTSLGGSFPSTPASQSCG
- a CDS encoding DUF3089 domain-containing protein: MCARRFLLIIFILTLLVVGAGFALFRYGQSVLIAQATPSGRFVAPKESGPDYRQAASWLARPGNSQNPADWLPDGVQRPAKAGNAAIFYIHPTTYLRGDRWTGPVDDGESGRWTNLFVQSQASAFTGAGEVWAPKYRQAAFGAFLLDSEDARGALTLAYSDVLRAFDLFVASAGNRPIILAGHSQGALHLTRLLKDRVAGKPLARRIVAAYLVGWPVSTTADLPAMGLPACRSVAETGCILSWLSFGDPANPDFFGKWEGSAGFTGGARRRGEALCVNPLTGAADGQAPAQANLGTLVPTSGYKSATLEPGRVSARCADGVLLIDGNIPSFVPPPLPGNNFHVYDYALFWGSIRADAERRATAFQGR
- the ruvX gene encoding Holliday junction resolvase RuvX — protein: MITAVVRDFAEALSDGGKLAGLDVGTKTIGLAVCDSRWSFAGPSETIRRTKFTHDLEQLRTFVGREQIAGLVVGLPLNMDGTDSPRTQSVRAFARNLLPLGLPILLWDERWSTQAVERAMIAADVSRAKRAEAVDKLAAAHILQGAIDALANLPPAV